In one window of Nocardioides panacisoli DNA:
- a CDS encoding VOC family protein, whose translation MRLDHISYAAGPEGLEATADRLGEALGQEFVDGGVHPRFGTTNMTLPMADNTYLEVVAPLEHPASDKAPFGQAVKARSQLGGGWLGWVVAVDDLAAVEARLGRSAVDGHRHLPGGIELNWKQIGVNGLIADPQLPFFVQWESDLSLHPSAGADGTLSLAGIEIAGDPLRVSEWLGVPVEAPLEDVKVEWVAPHGTPGMLAAQVQTPNGVVRI comes from the coding sequence ATGCGTCTCGACCACATCTCCTACGCAGCGGGCCCCGAGGGCCTGGAAGCCACCGCCGACCGGCTGGGCGAAGCGCTCGGTCAGGAGTTCGTGGACGGGGGCGTGCACCCCCGCTTCGGCACGACCAACATGACCCTGCCGATGGCGGACAACACCTACCTGGAGGTCGTGGCTCCGCTGGAGCACCCGGCCTCGGACAAGGCCCCGTTCGGCCAGGCGGTCAAGGCCCGCTCGCAGCTCGGCGGCGGCTGGCTCGGCTGGGTCGTCGCGGTCGACGACCTCGCCGCGGTCGAGGCACGCCTGGGTCGCTCCGCCGTCGACGGCCACCGGCACCTGCCCGGCGGCATCGAGCTGAACTGGAAGCAGATCGGCGTCAACGGCCTCATCGCCGACCCGCAGCTCCCCTTCTTCGTGCAGTGGGAGTCCGACCTCTCGCTGCACCCCTCCGCCGGTGCCGACGGCACGCTGTCGCTGGCCGGCATCGAGATCGCCGGCGACCCGCTGCGCGTCTCGGAGTGGCTGGGCGTCCCGGTCGAGGCGCCGCTGGAGGACGTCAAGGTCGAGTGGGTCGCCCCGCACGGCACCCCCGGCATGCTGGCCGCCCAGGTGCAGACCCCCAACGGGGTCGTCCGCATCTGA
- a CDS encoding ABC transporter ATP-binding protein, whose translation MIKVEGLTKRYGQFTAVDDVSFTCRPGRITGFLGPNGAGKTTTMRIMVGLTAPSAGSVTIGGHDYAAIPNPGQHVGVLLDASAQHAGRTGREVLSLGARMVGAPQSRVDDMLAMVSLSDAEASRRLRNYSLGMRQRLGIASALLGDPEVLILDEPANGLDPAGIRWMRGLLKDFADRGGTVLLSSHLLNEVELIADEMILIGRGRIVAQGDKRALLDGTRHDVTLATAVDNDALAAAAQRRGWSADVAGEGVRIGAAPTEVGRLAVDERIVLSDLRSGASGLEDLFLDLTADAQREGNLAGATTEGGTGL comes from the coding sequence ATGATCAAGGTCGAGGGACTCACCAAGCGGTACGGCCAGTTCACGGCCGTGGACGATGTCAGCTTCACGTGTCGGCCGGGCCGCATCACCGGCTTCCTGGGACCCAACGGGGCCGGGAAGACCACGACGATGCGGATCATGGTGGGCCTGACGGCACCCTCGGCGGGCTCGGTGACCATCGGTGGTCACGACTACGCCGCCATCCCCAACCCGGGCCAGCACGTCGGCGTCCTGCTCGATGCCTCGGCCCAGCACGCGGGGCGGACGGGGCGGGAGGTGCTCTCGCTCGGTGCCCGGATGGTGGGCGCGCCCCAGTCGCGGGTCGACGACATGCTGGCGATGGTCTCGCTCAGTGATGCCGAGGCGAGCCGGCGGTTGCGCAACTACTCGCTCGGGATGCGGCAGCGACTCGGCATCGCGAGTGCGCTGCTGGGTGACCCGGAGGTCCTCATCCTCGACGAGCCCGCCAACGGCCTCGACCCGGCGGGCATCCGCTGGATGCGCGGCCTGCTGAAGGACTTCGCGGACCGGGGCGGCACGGTGCTGCTCTCCAGTCACCTCCTCAACGAGGTGGAGCTCATCGCCGACGAGATGATCCTGATCGGGCGCGGGCGGATCGTGGCGCAGGGCGACAAGCGCGCCCTGCTGGACGGCACCCGGCACGACGTCACGCTCGCGACCGCGGTCGACAACGACGCGCTGGCCGCAGCAGCGCAGCGGCGGGGCTGGTCGGCCGACGTCGCCGGTGAGGGCGTGCGGATCGGTGCGGCCCCGACCGAGGTCGGCAGGCTGGCCGTGGATGAGCGCATCGTGCTCTCCGACCTGCGGTCGGGGGCATCCGGGCTGGAGGACCTCTTCCTCGACCTGACCGCCGACGCCCAGCGCGAGGGCAACCTCGCCGGGGCGACCACCGAAGGAGGGACTGGACTGTGA
- a CDS encoding ABC transporter ATP-binding protein encodes MMKNAVEVADLSVERGGRDVLRELAFAVPVGQVTGLLGPSGCGKTTLMRALVGVQAKVRGSVSVLGQSAGTAPLRDRVGYVTQAPSVYDDLSVTENLAFFARVLGVDPGEVDRCVEAVALADHADRVVADLSGGQRSRASLAVALLGSPELLVFDEPTVGLDPVLREELWTTFHDLADTGTTVLVSSHVMDEAERCDRLLLMREGRIIADGTPGEIRTRAGAEDIEQAFLTIVRGDAA; translated from the coding sequence ATGATGAAAAACGCGGTCGAGGTCGCCGACCTCTCCGTCGAGCGGGGCGGGCGCGACGTACTGCGCGAGCTCGCCTTCGCCGTGCCCGTCGGCCAGGTGACCGGCCTCCTCGGCCCCTCCGGCTGCGGCAAGACCACCCTGATGCGCGCGCTCGTCGGCGTGCAGGCCAAGGTCCGCGGCTCCGTCAGCGTCTTGGGGCAGTCCGCCGGCACGGCGCCGCTGCGCGACCGGGTCGGCTACGTGACCCAGGCGCCGAGCGTGTACGACGACCTCAGCGTCACCGAGAACCTCGCCTTCTTCGCCCGCGTGCTCGGCGTGGACCCCGGGGAGGTCGACCGCTGTGTCGAGGCGGTGGCCCTGGCGGACCACGCCGACCGCGTCGTGGCCGACCTCAGTGGCGGGCAGCGCTCCCGCGCCAGCCTCGCCGTCGCGCTGCTCGGCAGTCCCGAGCTGCTGGTGTTCGACGAGCCCACCGTCGGCCTGGACCCGGTGCTGCGCGAGGAGCTGTGGACCACCTTCCACGACCTCGCCGACACCGGCACGACCGTGCTGGTCTCCAGTCACGTGATGGACGAGGCCGAGCGCTGCGACCGGCTGCTGCTGATGCGCGAGGGCCGGATCATCGCCGACGGCACCCCCGGAGAGATCCGCACCCGCGCCGGTGCCGAGGACATCGAGCAGGCCTTCCTCACGATCGTGCGGGGTGATGCCGCATGA
- a CDS encoding proline dehydrogenase family protein, with amino-acid sequence MSPFRQPLLLLSRSGTAKTLLTKLPLAGDIVARFVPGETLEEAVAAARELADAGIHTTIDHLGEDTTDAAQANRIVAEYVALLEALAAEGLASWAEVSVKLTAIGLDLPGGRAVALENARRICRAAHNAGTTVTLDMEDHTTTDDILAALRDLQQDFPETGVAVQAYLHRTETDCRSLARGSSRVRLCKGAYDEPEEVAHAAPVDVDRAFVRCLKTLLDGEGYPMIATHDPRLVEIASALVSRYGRAAGTYEFQMLYGCRPEEQQRLAATGERVRVYLPYGSDWYGYLVRRLAERPRNLSFFLTALVSKK; translated from the coding sequence ATGTCTCCGTTCCGCCAGCCGCTCCTGCTGCTGTCCCGCAGCGGCACCGCCAAGACGCTGCTGACCAAGCTGCCCCTCGCCGGCGACATCGTGGCGCGCTTCGTGCCCGGCGAGACGCTCGAGGAGGCGGTCGCGGCCGCGCGCGAGTTGGCCGATGCCGGCATCCACACCACCATCGACCACCTCGGCGAGGACACCACCGACGCCGCGCAGGCCAACCGGATCGTCGCCGAGTACGTCGCCCTGCTGGAGGCGCTCGCCGCCGAGGGCCTCGCGTCGTGGGCCGAGGTGAGCGTCAAGCTGACCGCCATCGGACTGGACCTGCCCGGCGGCCGCGCGGTGGCGCTGGAGAACGCCCGTCGCATCTGCCGCGCCGCGCACAACGCCGGCACCACGGTCACGCTGGACATGGAGGACCACACCACCACCGACGACATCCTCGCGGCCCTGCGCGACCTGCAGCAGGACTTCCCCGAGACCGGTGTCGCGGTGCAGGCCTACCTCCACCGCACCGAGACCGACTGCCGCTCGCTGGCGCGTGGCTCGTCGCGCGTGCGGCTGTGCAAGGGCGCCTACGACGAGCCCGAGGAGGTCGCCCACGCCGCGCCGGTCGACGTGGACCGGGCCTTCGTGCGGTGCCTGAAGACCCTGCTCGACGGCGAGGGCTACCCGATGATCGCGACCCACGACCCGCGCCTGGTCGAGATCGCATCGGCGCTGGTCAGCCGCTACGGCCGTGCCGCCGGCACGTACGAGTTCCAGATGCTCTACGGCTGCCGCCCCGAGGAGCAGCAGCGGCTCGCGGCGACGGGGGAGCGGGTCCGCGTCTACCTGCCTTACGGCAGTGACTGGTACGGCTACCTCGTACGTCGACTCGCCGAGCGTCCGCGCAACCTGTCATTCTTCCTGACGGCACTGGTGTCGAAGAAGTGA
- a CDS encoding Ppx/GppA phosphatase family protein, with amino-acid sequence MRLGVLDIGSNTGHLLLVDARPGAAPLPASKYKRPLRLAEHLDDDGAVTKTGIDALTDFTAESLAVAEEKGCEEMVPFATSAVRDAVNCDDVLEHVAKRTGVEIGVLHGEDEARLTFLAVRRWFGWSAGRLTVFDIGGGSLEIAAGPDEHPDVALSEPLGAARLARRYFEKKVDEDKLRKIRRKLRAEIARDADRVLRGGTTHRAAATSKTFRSLARICGAAPSADGPLVPRTLAMADLQSWIPKLLQMSDSDLADLPGVSPSRTHQIVPGALVAEACMDIYDLDELEICPWALREGVILERIDRLGAADGT; translated from the coding sequence ATGCGCCTTGGCGTCCTCGACATCGGCTCCAACACGGGACACCTGTTGTTGGTGGACGCCCGTCCGGGTGCCGCGCCGCTGCCGGCCTCGAAGTACAAGCGCCCGCTGCGGCTCGCCGAGCACCTCGACGACGACGGTGCCGTCACCAAGACCGGCATCGACGCCCTCACCGACTTCACCGCCGAGTCGCTCGCGGTGGCGGAGGAGAAGGGCTGCGAGGAGATGGTGCCGTTCGCGACCTCCGCGGTGCGCGACGCGGTCAACTGCGACGACGTGCTCGAGCACGTCGCGAAGCGCACCGGCGTGGAGATCGGCGTACTCCACGGGGAGGACGAGGCCCGGCTGACCTTCCTCGCCGTACGCCGCTGGTTCGGCTGGTCGGCCGGCCGGCTGACCGTCTTCGACATCGGCGGCGGGTCGCTGGAGATCGCCGCCGGCCCCGACGAGCATCCCGACGTCGCGCTCTCGGAGCCGCTGGGTGCGGCGCGCCTGGCGCGCCGGTACTTCGAGAAGAAGGTCGACGAGGACAAGCTGCGCAAGATCCGCCGCAAGCTGCGCGCCGAGATCGCCCGCGACGCCGACCGGGTGCTGCGGGGCGGGACGACGCACCGTGCGGCGGCGACCTCGAAGACGTTCCGCTCGCTGGCCCGCATCTGCGGTGCGGCGCCGTCGGCGGACGGGCCGCTGGTGCCGCGCACGCTGGCGATGGCCGACCTGCAGTCGTGGATCCCCAAGCTGCTCCAGATGAGCGACTCCGACCTCGCCGACCTCCCCGGCGTCTCGCCCAGCCGCACGCACCAGATCGTGCCGGGTGCGCTGGTGGCGGAGGCCTGCATGGACATCTACGACCTCGACGAGCTCGAGATCTGCCCGTGGGCGCTGCGGGAGGGCGTGATCCTGGAGCGCATCGACCGGCTCGGCGCCGCCGACGGGACCTGA
- a CDS encoding sugar phosphate isomerase/epimerase family protein — translation MPRIGLSTSSVYPESTAHAFSYAAETGYDAVEVMVGIDALSQQVEAVEKLIDHHQLPVCAVHAPCLLFTQRVWGIEPWGKLERSAEMATAVGAEVVVVHPPFRWQREYAAGFVEGIAALEESTGIAFAVENMYPWRASRGKVEMYQPGRDPSAEEYANATIDLSHAAIAKDDPVAMAERLGERLRHVHLTDGTDSAKDEHLVPGRGDIGADTFLHHLARSGFGGEVVLEINTRRCNSHEERLADLRESLEFAQRHLAATAVES, via the coding sequence ATGCCGCGGATCGGCCTCTCCACCTCCTCGGTCTACCCGGAGTCGACGGCGCACGCGTTCAGCTACGCCGCCGAGACCGGGTACGACGCCGTGGAGGTGATGGTCGGCATCGACGCGCTCTCCCAGCAGGTGGAGGCGGTGGAGAAGCTCATCGACCACCACCAGTTGCCGGTGTGCGCCGTGCACGCGCCGTGCCTGCTCTTCACCCAGCGGGTGTGGGGCATCGAGCCGTGGGGCAAGCTCGAGCGGTCCGCGGAGATGGCGACCGCCGTCGGCGCCGAGGTGGTCGTCGTCCATCCGCCGTTCCGGTGGCAGCGTGAGTACGCCGCCGGCTTCGTCGAGGGCATCGCGGCGCTGGAGGAGTCGACCGGCATCGCCTTCGCGGTGGAGAACATGTATCCGTGGCGGGCCTCGCGCGGCAAGGTCGAGATGTATCAGCCCGGCCGTGACCCGTCGGCGGAGGAGTACGCCAACGCCACCATCGACCTCTCCCACGCGGCGATCGCCAAGGACGACCCGGTCGCGATGGCCGAGCGGCTGGGGGAGCGGCTGCGGCACGTGCACCTGACCGACGGCACCGACTCGGCCAAGGACGAGCACCTCGTGCCCGGACGCGGCGACATCGGCGCGGACACCTTCCTGCACCACTTGGCCCGCAGCGGGTTCGGCGGCGAGGTGGTGCTCGAGATCAACACCCGGCGCTGCAACTCCCACGAGGAACGGCTGGCCGACCTGCGCGAGTCGCTGGAGTTCGCCCAGCGCCACCTCGCCGCGACCGCCGTCGAGTCGTGA
- the radA gene encoding DNA repair protein RadA, whose product MASNRKRTTYECSECGWTTPKWVGRCGECQAWGSMAEAAGEPQGRTTAAPVTRKAVPIGEVSAEQAVHQSTGVAELDRVLGGGLVPGAAALLAGEPGVGKSTMLLEVAASAARGGRRTLYLTGEESASQVRLRADRTNALEPELLLAAETDLGAVLTHVEQTRPELVVIDSVQTISAAGVDGVPGGVTQVKEVAAALVRMAKSRGITVVLVGHVTKDGSIAGPRVLEHLVDVVLHFEGDRNTKFRMLRAVKNRFGPVDEVGCFDLSADGIAAVTDPTGIFVEQHHGRVAGTCVAVTMEGRRPLLAEVQALVTTSPLERPRRTTSGLDSSRLAMVLAVLHQHGRIHLHGQDVFASTVGGAKLIDPAADLALAVSLASAHFMAPPPAGLVAMGEIGLSGELRRVRDLPQRLAEAARLGFEMAIVPAEPGPHRRGVRSTRTDRSIDGMRIVEAPDVGTALRLLHLDQRTKHALEVIEPG is encoded by the coding sequence ATGGCTTCGAATCGCAAGCGCACGACGTACGAGTGCTCCGAGTGCGGCTGGACCACCCCCAAGTGGGTGGGCCGGTGCGGCGAGTGCCAGGCGTGGGGGTCGATGGCGGAGGCCGCCGGTGAGCCGCAGGGCCGCACGACCGCCGCTCCGGTGACCCGGAAGGCCGTGCCCATCGGCGAGGTCTCGGCCGAGCAGGCCGTGCACCAGTCGACCGGGGTGGCCGAGCTCGACCGGGTGCTGGGCGGCGGCCTGGTGCCCGGCGCCGCAGCACTGCTCGCCGGGGAGCCCGGCGTGGGCAAGTCCACGATGCTGCTCGAGGTCGCCGCGAGCGCGGCCCGCGGCGGTCGACGGACGCTCTACCTCACCGGCGAGGAGTCGGCCTCGCAGGTGCGACTGCGTGCGGACCGCACCAACGCGCTCGAGCCCGAGCTGCTGCTCGCCGCCGAGACCGACCTCGGCGCCGTCCTCACCCACGTGGAGCAGACCCGCCCCGAGCTGGTCGTCATCGACTCGGTGCAGACGATCTCGGCCGCGGGCGTCGACGGGGTCCCCGGTGGCGTCACCCAGGTCAAGGAGGTCGCCGCGGCGCTGGTGCGGATGGCGAAGTCGCGCGGCATCACCGTCGTGCTCGTCGGCCACGTCACCAAGGACGGCTCGATCGCCGGGCCGCGCGTGCTCGAGCACCTCGTCGACGTCGTGCTGCACTTCGAGGGCGACCGCAACACCAAGTTCCGCATGCTCCGTGCGGTCAAGAACCGCTTCGGCCCGGTCGACGAGGTGGGGTGCTTCGACCTCAGCGCCGACGGCATCGCCGCGGTGACCGACCCGACCGGGATCTTCGTCGAGCAGCACCACGGCCGTGTGGCCGGCACGTGCGTCGCGGTGACGATGGAGGGGCGCCGCCCGCTGCTCGCGGAGGTGCAGGCCCTGGTCACCACCTCGCCGCTGGAGCGGCCGCGGCGTACGACGTCGGGGCTGGACTCCTCCCGCCTCGCGATGGTGCTCGCGGTGCTGCACCAGCACGGCCGGATCCACCTGCACGGCCAGGACGTGTTCGCCTCCACCGTCGGCGGGGCGAAGCTCATCGACCCCGCCGCCGACCTGGCGCTCGCCGTCTCGCTCGCCTCGGCGCACTTCATGGCGCCGCCGCCGGCAGGGCTGGTGGCGATGGGCGAGATCGGGCTGTCCGGGGAGCTGCGTCGGGTGCGGGACCTGCCGCAGCGCCTGGCCGAGGCGGCGCGGCTCGGGTTCGAGATGGCGATCGTGCCGGCCGAGCCGGGACCGCACCGGCGCGGCGTCCGCAGCACCCGCACCGACCGCAGCATCGACGGCATGCGCATCGTCGAGGCGCCCGACGTCGGCACCGCCCTGCGGCTGCTGCACCTGGACCAGCGCACCAAGCACGCCCTGGAGGTCATCGAGCCGGGCTGA
- a CDS encoding A/G-specific adenine glycosylase, whose product MSKRLVAPIVAWYDVHARDLPWRQPSATPWSVMVSEFMLQQTPVSRVLPVHEAWLDRWPTPGDLAAEASGEAVRAWGRLGYPRRALRLHASAVAITEQHEGAVPATYDELRALPGVGDYTAAAIATFAFGRRHVVLDTNVRRVLARTVQGEQFPARSVRRAERDLAAEVLPEDEPTAATWSVAVMELGALVCTAERPRCGACPVADQCAWVAAGRPAYDGPPRPVQAWAGTDRQCRGRLLAVLRDAEGSVTAADLDAAWDDRDQRARCLASLLADGLAVRTAEGRYALP is encoded by the coding sequence ATGTCCAAGCGTCTGGTGGCACCGATCGTGGCGTGGTACGACGTCCACGCCCGCGACCTGCCGTGGCGGCAGCCGTCGGCCACGCCCTGGTCGGTGATGGTCTCGGAGTTCATGCTGCAGCAGACCCCGGTGTCGCGCGTCCTCCCGGTGCACGAGGCGTGGCTGGACCGCTGGCCGACGCCGGGCGACCTGGCCGCGGAGGCCTCCGGCGAGGCGGTCCGCGCCTGGGGCCGACTGGGGTATCCCCGGCGCGCGCTGCGGTTGCACGCGAGCGCGGTCGCGATCACCGAGCAGCACGAGGGAGCGGTGCCGGCCACCTACGACGAGCTCCGTGCCCTGCCGGGCGTGGGCGACTACACCGCCGCCGCCATCGCGACCTTCGCGTTCGGCCGCCGCCACGTCGTGCTCGACACCAACGTGCGCCGGGTCCTGGCGCGGACCGTGCAGGGCGAGCAGTTCCCGGCCCGCTCGGTGCGCCGCGCCGAGCGCGACCTGGCTGCCGAGGTGCTGCCCGAGGACGAACCGACCGCGGCGACCTGGTCGGTGGCCGTGATGGAGCTCGGTGCCCTGGTCTGCACGGCCGAACGCCCCCGCTGCGGGGCCTGCCCGGTCGCCGACCAGTGCGCCTGGGTGGCCGCCGGCCGGCCGGCGTACGACGGTCCGCCGCGGCCCGTGCAGGCATGGGCGGGCACGGACCGCCAGTGCCGGGGGCGGCTGCTCGCCGTGCTGCGCGACGCCGAGGGCTCGGTGACCGCCGCCGACCTCGACGCCGCGTGGGACGACCGGGACCAGCGCGCGCGGTGTCTGGCCTCGCTGCTGGCCGACGGGCTCGCGGTCCGGACCGCCGAGGGCCGCTACGCGCTCCCCTGA
- a CDS encoding TetR family transcriptional regulator: MTSVRPGRRGRRPGSPDTRAAILAAARERFAEVGYAGTTIRAVAAAAGVDGALVHHYYGSKDDLFLAALELPVDPREVLAEAVVSGDRDDAGERLVRTFLAVWDDPDNQPALIALVRRVLEPGGEPLLRDGFLPVVLVPIGERLGIDRPELRMPLLASQVLGLITLRYLVVVEPLASMDADALVAAYAPVVQRYLTGPLPG, translated from the coding sequence GTGACCAGCGTGCGGCCCGGGCGCCGCGGTCGGCGCCCCGGCAGCCCCGACACCCGGGCCGCGATCCTGGCTGCCGCGCGGGAACGCTTCGCCGAGGTGGGGTACGCCGGCACCACGATCCGCGCGGTGGCCGCGGCCGCCGGGGTCGACGGCGCGCTGGTGCACCACTACTACGGGAGCAAGGACGACCTCTTCCTCGCCGCCCTGGAGTTGCCGGTCGACCCCCGCGAGGTCCTGGCCGAGGCCGTGGTCTCCGGCGACCGGGACGACGCCGGCGAGCGGCTCGTGCGCACCTTCCTCGCCGTGTGGGACGACCCGGACAACCAGCCCGCACTCATCGCGTTGGTGCGCCGCGTGCTCGAGCCCGGCGGCGAGCCGCTGCTGCGCGACGGCTTCCTGCCCGTGGTCCTCGTCCCCATCGGCGAGCGTCTGGGCATCGATCGTCCCGAGCTGCGCATGCCGCTGCTCGCCAGCCAGGTCCTCGGCCTGATCACCCTGCGTTACCTGGTCGTCGTCGAGCCCCTCGCCTCGATGGACGCCGACGCCCTCGTCGCGGCGTACGCCCCCGTGGTGCAGCGGTACCTCACGGGGCCCTTGCCGGGCTGA
- the disA gene encoding DNA integrity scanning diadenylate cyclase DisA encodes MAERLGDPRVREVLALIAPGTPLRDGLERILRGRTGALIVIGTDDTVDSISTGGFELDVEFSATGLRELAKMDGAIIVDEGLTRIVRAAVHLMPDHTIESAESGTRHRTADRVARQTGFPVISVSQSMQIIAAYVGDTRHVLEDAGQILARANQALATLERYKARLDEVTRTLSALEIEDLVTVRDVAIVAQRMEMVTRIAREIEDYVVELGTDGRLLSLQLEELISGVDLERELVVRDYAPATKRGPAPTERLGRIEELGPTELVDVAAVASVLGLGGGEHLDGAVSPRGHRLLARVPRLPDAVIARLIDRFGTLQQLLAASIEDLRDVDGVGELRARSVREGLSRLAESTILERHV; translated from the coding sequence GTGGCCGAACGACTGGGAGATCCGCGCGTGCGGGAGGTGCTGGCGCTCATCGCGCCGGGCACGCCGTTGCGCGACGGCCTCGAGCGCATCCTGCGCGGCCGCACCGGCGCCCTGATCGTCATCGGCACCGATGACACCGTGGACTCGATCTCGACCGGCGGGTTCGAGCTCGACGTCGAGTTCTCGGCCACCGGGCTGCGCGAGCTGGCGAAGATGGACGGCGCGATCATCGTCGACGAGGGCCTCACCCGGATCGTGCGCGCCGCCGTGCACCTCATGCCCGACCACACCATCGAGTCCGCCGAGAGCGGCACCCGGCACCGCACGGCCGACCGGGTGGCGCGCCAGACCGGGTTCCCGGTGATCTCGGTGTCGCAGTCGATGCAGATCATCGCCGCCTACGTCGGCGACACCCGCCACGTGCTCGAGGACGCCGGCCAGATCCTGGCCCGGGCCAACCAGGCGCTCGCGACACTGGAGCGCTACAAGGCCCGTCTCGACGAGGTCACCCGCACCCTGTCGGCGCTGGAGATCGAGGACCTGGTCACGGTGCGCGACGTCGCGATCGTGGCGCAGCGCATGGAGATGGTCACCCGGATCGCCCGCGAGATCGAGGACTACGTCGTCGAGCTCGGCACCGACGGTCGCCTGCTCTCACTGCAGCTGGAGGAGCTCATCTCCGGCGTCGACCTCGAGCGGGAGCTGGTCGTCCGCGACTACGCCCCCGCCACCAAGCGCGGGCCGGCGCCCACCGAACGGCTCGGACGGATCGAGGAGCTGGGGCCGACCGAGCTGGTCGACGTGGCCGCGGTCGCCTCGGTGCTCGGCCTCGGCGGCGGTGAGCACCTCGACGGTGCCGTCTCGCCCCGCGGCCACCGGCTGCTCGCGCGCGTGCCGCGCCTGCCCGACGCCGTCATCGCCCGGCTGATCGACCGGTTCGGCACCCTGCAGCAACTGCTGGCCGCCAGCATCGAGGACCTGCGCGACGTCGACGGCGTCGGCGAACTGCGTGCGCGCAGCGTGCGCGAGGGCCTGTCGCGGCTGGCCGAGTCGACGATCCTCGAGCGGCACGTCTGA
- a CDS encoding class I SAM-dependent methyltransferase: MTTTPRGTITSPNIWHHTATYELENRAADPDGRLWATMERQADWRGRTVLDLGCGAGFHLPRFADTAARVIGVEPHPGLQRLAARRTRDRERVTVLSGTAQEVPLPDASVDVVHARWAYFFGPGCEPGLAELNRVVRRGGTALVIDNDGSRSTFGAWFRRGFGHLPPPEEIERFWTTRGWTRHAVDMGWRFESRADLEAVVRIEFRPEVAEQIVRHHEGLEVDYAVNLWTKEF, from the coding sequence GTGACGACGACACCGCGGGGCACGATCACCAGCCCCAACATCTGGCACCACACCGCCACCTACGAGCTGGAGAACCGCGCAGCCGACCCCGACGGCCGCCTGTGGGCAACCATGGAGCGGCAGGCCGACTGGCGCGGCCGCACGGTGCTGGACCTCGGGTGCGGCGCCGGCTTCCACCTGCCGCGCTTCGCCGACACCGCCGCGCGGGTGATCGGCGTGGAGCCGCACCCCGGCCTGCAACGACTCGCGGCACGGCGTACGCGCGACCGCGAGCGGGTCACCGTGCTGTCGGGGACCGCGCAGGAGGTCCCACTGCCCGACGCGTCGGTGGACGTCGTCCACGCCCGGTGGGCCTACTTCTTCGGGCCGGGTTGCGAGCCCGGACTGGCCGAGCTGAACCGCGTCGTACGCCGCGGCGGCACCGCGCTGGTCATCGACAACGACGGGTCCCGGTCGACCTTCGGCGCGTGGTTCCGTCGCGGCTTCGGCCACCTGCCGCCCCCGGAGGAGATCGAGCGCTTCTGGACCACGCGCGGGTGGACCCGTCACGCGGTCGACATGGGGTGGCGCTTCGAGAGCCGGGCCGACCTCGAGGCGGTGGTGCGCATCGAGTTCCGGCCCGAGGTGGCCGAGCAGATCGTGCGGCACCACGAGGGGCTCGAGGTCGACTACGCGGTGAACCTGTGGACCAAGGAGTTCTGA
- a CDS encoding ABC transporter permease has protein sequence MNPRVTLAVAGRVLTQLRRDHRTLAIMLVLPCLLIALLWWMFADVPGNSFDDLGPGLLALFPFIVMFLVTSVTTLRERASGTLERLLAMPMGKVDFLLGYALAFGIVAAVQSAAAVGLSVGVLGLEIDGAVWLLTVVAVVDAALGTALGLLVSAFARTEFQAVQFMPALVVPQILLCGLFLPRTALPSVLETISDVLPLSYAVDAMAAVRDGQAAGEVWWDLLVVGGFVLAGLAVGAATLRRRTP, from the coding sequence ATGAACCCCCGCGTCACGCTCGCCGTCGCCGGCCGCGTGCTGACCCAGCTGCGGCGCGACCACCGCACGCTGGCGATCATGCTGGTCCTGCCCTGCCTGCTCATCGCACTGCTGTGGTGGATGTTCGCCGACGTCCCGGGCAACAGCTTCGACGACCTCGGTCCGGGCCTGCTGGCGCTCTTCCCGTTCATCGTGATGTTCCTCGTGACGAGTGTGACCACGCTGCGCGAGCGTGCGAGCGGCACGCTGGAGCGGTTGTTGGCGATGCCGATGGGCAAGGTCGACTTCCTGCTCGGCTACGCACTCGCGTTCGGCATCGTCGCCGCCGTCCAGTCCGCCGCCGCGGTCGGGTTGAGCGTGGGCGTGCTCGGCCTGGAGATCGACGGGGCGGTGTGGTTGCTGACCGTCGTCGCCGTCGTCGACGCCGCTCTCGGCACCGCGCTCGGGCTGCTGGTCAGCGCCTTCGCCCGCACCGAGTTCCAGGCCGTGCAGTTCATGCCGGCGCTCGTGGTGCCCCAGATCCTGCTGTGCGGCCTGTTCCTGCCCCGCACGGCGCTGCCGTCGGTGCTGGAGACGATCAGCGACGTGCTGCCGCTCTCCTACGCCGTGGACGCGATGGCCGCCGTACGCGACGGCCAGGCGGCCGGTGAGGTCTGGTGGGACCTGCTCGTCGTCGGCGGCTTCGTCCTGGCCGGGCTGGCCGTGGGCGCAGCGACCCTGCGGCGGCGTACGCCCTGA